A stretch of the Nostoc sphaeroides genome encodes the following:
- a CDS encoding helix-turn-helix domain-containing protein, with protein sequence MVKPAFESRQIATEQQPQTGKLVHSSGEIAEFGEIGVIDKLSSIIEGLLGRSDNQPVVPIADKLLLTIAEAQALTGLSREFLRDAITAGELKAKVIGKGWRVKRSDLQEYVDKLF encoded by the coding sequence ATGGTAAAACCTGCCTTTGAATCTCGCCAAATAGCGACAGAGCAACAGCCACAGACAGGTAAATTAGTGCATTCTTCTGGCGAGATTGCGGAGTTTGGCGAGATTGGGGTAATTGATAAATTGTCCTCAATCATTGAAGGGCTGCTGGGCAGAAGTGACAATCAGCCAGTAGTGCCGATCGCTGATAAGCTACTACTGACTATTGCAGAGGCACAAGCGCTAACTGGGTTGTCTAGAGAATTCCTGCGAGACGCAATTACGGCAGGTGAGTTAAAAGCCAAAGTAATTGGCAAGGGTTGGCGAGTTAAACGCAGTGACCTACAAGAGTACGTTGATAAGCTATTCTGA
- a CDS encoding IS4 family transposase, translating into MVEDEVIAEQLERLLTPAITNQENYYRKLGLRERILNLPLMMAAVLTLLWRDVAGVRELTRILARDGFLWCNPTKVSQQAVSQRFLTFPSELFEKVFFDLLPSLRTAWHSRNKRRLPESIQFTLLKFEKIWIVDGSTLEALFRKLQSLEEAQRGQLAGKMSTVIDLMTRLPVEIWFEENPKASDIKLSENILNLVTARTLLLLDRGFYHFNFWHQIIEKKVDFITRIKKGAAIKVEQVFTDSYGLRDRKIRLGSGTNKTPFITLRLVEVRSGKTWHSYLTSVLDPHVLPPYVVADLYRRRWRIEDAFNIVKRLLGLSYLWTGSINGIKLQIWATWLFYAVLVDLGDAVADELSLPFDDISLEMIYRGLYHFTMAHQKGKATDPVKYFADPQNRDLGIIKQRRKPNIKLIVAPFPDLQRGSNQFFFNNSLKAS; encoded by the coding sequence ATGGTCGAAGATGAAGTAATTGCGGAGCAATTGGAAAGATTACTGACACCAGCCATTACAAATCAAGAAAATTACTACCGTAAATTAGGACTCAGAGAACGGATACTGAATTTACCGTTAATGATGGCAGCAGTGTTAACCCTGTTGTGGAGAGACGTAGCAGGAGTCAGAGAACTGACAAGAATCTTAGCTAGAGACGGCTTTCTGTGGTGTAATCCCACAAAAGTTAGTCAACAAGCTGTATCACAGAGATTTTTGACATTTCCATCGGAATTATTTGAAAAAGTATTTTTTGATTTATTGCCTAGTTTGAGAACAGCTTGGCACAGTAGAAATAAACGTCGATTACCCGAAAGTATTCAATTTACGTTATTAAAATTCGAGAAAATTTGGATAGTAGATGGCTCAACATTGGAAGCATTGTTTAGGAAATTACAAAGCCTAGAAGAGGCTCAAAGAGGACAATTAGCAGGAAAAATGAGTACAGTCATTGATTTAATGACCAGATTACCTGTAGAGATTTGGTTTGAAGAAAATCCCAAAGCCTCTGACATAAAACTCTCAGAAAATATCCTAAATTTAGTCACAGCAAGGACTTTACTTTTATTAGATAGAGGGTTTTATCACTTTAACTTTTGGCATCAAATAATCGAGAAAAAAGTTGATTTTATTACCAGAATAAAAAAAGGAGCAGCAATCAAGGTAGAACAGGTATTTACAGATAGTTATGGGCTACGGGACAGAAAGATACGTCTAGGTTCTGGCACAAATAAAACCCCATTTATCACCTTGCGTTTGGTTGAAGTTCGGTCAGGAAAAACATGGCATTCCTACTTAACCAGCGTCCTAGACCCTCATGTTTTACCCCCTTATGTAGTAGCAGATTTATATCGGCGAAGATGGCGAATTGAGGATGCTTTTAATATAGTAAAAAGACTCTTGGGACTAAGTTATTTGTGGACAGGTTCAATCAATGGAATTAAGTTACAAATTTGGGCGACCTGGTTATTTTATGCTGTTTTAGTAGATTTAGGTGATGCTGTAGCAGATGAACTGTCTCTCCCCTTTGATGATATTTCATTAGAAATGATTTATCGCGGTCTTTATCATTTTACAATGGCTCATCAAAAAGGTAAGGCAACAGACCCCGTTAAATATTTTGCTGACCCCCAAAATCGAGATTTAGGTATTATCAAACAGCGGCGAAAACCAAACATTAAGTTAATTGTCGCTCCTTTTCCCGATCTTCAACGAGGGTCTAACCAGTTTTTTTTCAACAATTCTCTGAAAGCCTCTTGA
- a CDS encoding DUF3854 domain-containing protein encodes MVATFNGSSTTATNDVRGHLDQLTLAPLLSEPRNQATQPNSVEQIWTNESVKQHWISFDAFKDFIKQKFGRDRLCAEQFDAMIEFTDSPCRIAEALRWKKPYSGVVYAALMLNADGSVWHSILSLPNDDGTKPYKRLAPSKNGDQCFYPRVVPTIRRLIEQQMGLEKGSIPDDVDFYEWLANSELPLITTEGGEKLFSLICQGYPATTNYGATCGVDKKTKRFKPSLQRIMNRPRTLLVAYDMDSNPSVVASVNKGIDALSYSAQKVGSTVSRPTWDESLGKGIDDLLLTPNGSTLWAQSYNLALCLAIITKMLGIGAVHEVNSFEQLEQLAQLYGTIVELNILKTRMSADNLIAALNQQIRELTHGKDAVESKSHQSKSYQSKSKLIPADILAFELAEDYRERLKYCNEYKEWKYYLGDDSGLWKSQDDHMIETMIQGILDARSIVGYGTDSYIVNIRKFMARRLTVETWPQRTGIVPFLDGVLVLATGKFEKHSPGNYLTWTLPHRFDNPSLRDWPTIRGWFQEVTEGDSQKIQTLICFAAATLRGMSHLQKILYLWGNGGNGKGIYSDILTALVGSENTWSGKIENLDNPNFLVDILNKRSVIFEDQDKVNGGLQTFKTLTGGGSTKAKEVYKKACDVRLSATVLITSNYAALQGSGVGRWLKRRLIVVNMNYCPPIVDTHLREKLYPEMGAFTQYLLTIPESEIINTLNGKNSTGYDLAYWEMAQMTDSIAAWVERHIVRDPKGVVKVGSNKNEWQSSSYRPEISTLFGSYHHYCQNSGQQGKSLPNFTPDLLQVLNHVLGWSDVKQEKTRTGSHFYGIRLRGTFDEAPFPSESSITSNQAGDGGVTDKVMDMVMDSKPYGDGCDGHLQKNLFVNEVNNHPSNFLKSESLGDEKTDFVESLGKTPSPPSQPSPEIAITHTPLALPSISPNHHQSVTNPSPAPSASVTTRQPVRGDRVRLKESGEVCLISWVSCGSDKVLLVSALTGQPLTATSKLRPGAAAGGLNLIDVSELEFLDAVAQLKIGERVRYVGSDASLVAQELSIYKPEKSGYSCTNQQKYLITNPQGNRRIFAASELQLIESNT; translated from the coding sequence AGAGCGTTAAACAGCATTGGATTTCATTTGACGCTTTCAAAGATTTTATTAAGCAGAAGTTTGGGCGTGACCGACTTTGTGCAGAGCAGTTTGACGCGATGATTGAGTTTACAGACTCACCATGCCGGATAGCCGAGGCTTTAAGGTGGAAAAAACCATATTCCGGCGTTGTGTATGCTGCGCTGATGCTGAATGCAGATGGTAGCGTCTGGCATTCAATTTTGAGTCTACCAAACGATGATGGCACAAAACCTTACAAACGGCTGGCTCCATCTAAGAATGGAGATCAGTGCTTCTATCCTCGCGTCGTCCCCACTATTAGAAGGCTCATTGAGCAACAGATGGGACTTGAGAAAGGCAGTATCCCTGATGATGTGGATTTCTATGAATGGTTAGCCAATTCCGAGTTACCTCTAATTACGACCGAAGGCGGGGAAAAACTCTTTAGTCTAATCTGTCAGGGATACCCCGCCACCACCAACTACGGCGCGACCTGTGGGGTAGATAAAAAGACCAAGCGATTCAAGCCCAGCTTACAGCGAATCATGAATCGCCCTAGAACCTTGTTAGTTGCCTATGACATGGATTCTAATCCCTCGGTCGTAGCATCTGTAAACAAGGGGATTGATGCACTGTCTTATTCGGCGCAAAAAGTAGGCTCCACCGTATCGCGCCCCACCTGGGACGAGTCACTAGGCAAAGGGATTGATGACTTGTTGCTGACACCAAACGGTTCAACGCTTTGGGCCCAAAGCTATAATTTAGCGCTATGTCTTGCCATAATCACCAAAATGCTGGGCATTGGGGCGGTACACGAGGTGAATAGTTTTGAACAACTCGAACAACTTGCTCAACTCTACGGCACTATTGTAGAGTTAAATATTTTGAAAACTCGCATGAGTGCGGATAATCTAATCGCGGCACTAAATCAGCAAATCAGAGAATTGACCCACGGCAAAGATGCCGTTGAGTCCAAGTCTCATCAGTCAAAGTCTTATCAGTCGAAGTCAAAACTTATCCCGGCTGACATACTGGCATTTGAATTAGCAGAAGATTACCGAGAGCGCCTCAAGTACTGCAACGAATACAAGGAATGGAAGTACTATCTAGGTGACGATTCGGGATTGTGGAAATCCCAGGATGACCACATGATCGAAACAATGATTCAGGGAATATTAGATGCCCGTTCCATTGTTGGCTATGGCACTGATAGCTATATAGTCAATATTCGCAAATTCATGGCGCGACGGCTAACTGTTGAAACGTGGCCCCAAAGAACAGGCATCGTTCCATTCCTAGATGGCGTACTGGTGCTGGCTACTGGAAAGTTTGAGAAACACTCACCCGGTAATTATTTAACCTGGACACTGCCCCATCGCTTTGATAATCCCTCTCTTCGAGATTGGCCAACGATTCGCGGTTGGTTCCAGGAAGTAACGGAGGGCGACTCCCAAAAAATACAAACCCTCATCTGTTTTGCAGCTGCCACACTCAGAGGTATGTCTCATCTCCAAAAAATTCTTTACCTCTGGGGCAATGGCGGCAATGGTAAAGGCATTTACTCGGATATCCTGACGGCGTTAGTCGGCTCAGAGAATACTTGGAGTGGCAAAATTGAAAACTTGGATAATCCTAATTTCCTGGTAGACATACTCAATAAACGCTCAGTCATTTTTGAGGATCAAGATAAGGTCAATGGCGGTTTGCAAACTTTCAAAACCCTCACGGGGGGAGGAAGCACCAAAGCCAAGGAAGTTTATAAAAAAGCTTGTGATGTCAGATTGTCCGCCACAGTTTTAATTACTTCCAATTATGCGGCGCTCCAAGGCTCTGGGGTCGGCAGATGGCTCAAAAGGCGGTTGATTGTAGTAAATATGAATTACTGTCCACCAATTGTAGATACTCACCTCAGAGAAAAGCTCTACCCAGAGATGGGAGCCTTCACCCAGTACCTACTTACCATTCCAGAGAGTGAAATAATTAACACTCTCAATGGAAAAAACTCTACTGGCTATGATCTCGCTTACTGGGAAATGGCGCAGATGACTGACTCCATCGCGGCTTGGGTGGAACGGCATATCGTGCGAGATCCAAAAGGAGTGGTCAAAGTCGGCTCCAACAAAAACGAGTGGCAAAGCAGCAGCTACCGCCCCGAAATCAGCACACTGTTTGGCTCATACCATCACTACTGCCAAAATTCTGGGCAACAAGGCAAGAGCCTACCCAATTTCACCCCAGACTTACTGCAAGTCTTAAATCATGTGCTGGGATGGTCTGATGTTAAGCAGGAAAAAACCAGAACTGGCAGTCATTTTTACGGTATCCGGTTAAGAGGTACTTTCGATGAGGCTCCGTTCCCTTCCGAATCTTCAATCACTTCCAATCAAGCTGGTGATGGAGGTGTGACGGACAAGGTTATGGATATGGTGATGGACTCAAAGCCTTATGGTGACGGATGTGATGGACATTTACAGAAAAATCTTTTTGTAAATGAGGTAAATAATCATCCATCTAATTTTTTGAAGAGTGAAAGTTTGGGCGATGAGAAAACAGATTTTGTAGAAAGTTTGGGCAAAACTCCATCACCTCCGTCACAACCATCACCTGAGATAGCTATAACCCATACACCACTTGCATTACCATCCATTTCCCCAAACCATCACCAATCCGTCACCAATCCGTCACCGGCTCCATCAGCATCCGTCACCACTCGCCAACCCGTTAGAGGAGATCGTGTCCGGCTGAAAGAAAGCGGCGAGGTTTGTCTTATCTCTTGGGTTTCCTGTGGCAGTGATAAAGTACTTTTGGTTTCTGCACTCACCGGACAGCCTCTCACTGCTACTTCAAAGTTGCGTCCTGGCGCTGCGGCGGGTGGATTAAATCTCATTGATGTTAGTGAACTGGAGTTTTTGGATGCAGTAGCCCAACTCAAAATCGGAGAACGCGTTCGATATGTCGGCTCAGATGCATCGCTGGTGGCCCAAGAGCTATCTATTTATAAACCCGAAAAAAGTGGTTACAGCTGCACCAATCAACAGAAATACCTAATTACCAATCCCCAGGGCAATCGTCGCATATTCGCCGCGTCCGAGTTGCAATTGATTGAGAGCAACACCTAG